Genomic window (Vampirovibrionales bacterium):
CGCGAGCCCGACGTCTTCGCTCGCAGTGACCACCAGACGGCGCGCAATAAAGCGCGGGTCTTCGCCTGCGGCAATCATTTTGGCGAGCCAGTAGAGGGCGGCGTCCGCGTCGCCGCCGCGCATGCTTTTCTGATACGCCGAAGCGTGATCGTAATGCTCATCGCCCTGTCGATCGTAGTTCAGCCGGTTTTGTCGCGCGAGCCGCTCCAGATGCTCAATACTGACCTGTCTGGCGCCGTCTGGCGAGACAGGAGCCGATTTAACCGCAATCTCAAGCAGCGTCAGCGCGCTGCGTCCGTCGCCATTGGCGTAATCCGCCAGAAAACCCGCCGCCTGCTCGTCCAGATGGACGGCGGGGCCTTTCTCGCGCAAAAACGCGACGCCGCGCGCAATCAGGGCGAGAATATCGGCGCGGGTCAGCGCATCGAGACGAATCACCAACACGCGCGACAGCAGCGGGGCGATGACCTGAAACGACGGATTCTCCGTCGTGGCGCCCATCAGCGTGATGACGCCATTTTCAACATGCGGCAGAATGGCGTCCTGCTGGGTTTTGCTGTAGCGGTGAATCTCGTCGATAAATACCACGGTGGGCCGGCCCGAGGTCTTGAGGGCGTCGAGGGCTTCGGCGATGGTTTCGCGTAATTCCTTCACACCGCTGTTCACTGCGCTGAGTTCGGCGAAACGCGCGTCCGAGCGCTTGGCGATCAGGCGGGCCAGAGTGGTTTTTCCCACGCCCGGCGGTCCCCAGAATAACAACGAAGTGAGTTCGCCTGAGGCATACAGATTGCGCAGGGGCGACGCGTCTCCCATCACGGCGCTTTGCCCGAGGAACGCCTCCAGCGTTTTGGGACGCAACAACTCCGCAAGCGGGGCGCGACGATTGCGCTCGGCCAGAGCGTCCAACAGGTTGGGCGATTTCGGGTCGGCGCGGTAGCCTGCCATCGGCGTCTCCTTTTGCGCTTATTATAACGAACGGGCAGGGGGATTGCCGCGCGCGCTCCCCATTCCGGCGAATTTGACGTTACAATAGACGCATGCCTTGCGCAGATAGCGCAAAGGCGTTATTCGACAGAATCCTGTGATACAGGAGAGGCCTGTTTTGCCCGTTTCCGCGCTTGCCATGACCCCCCTGAAAGCCGCCCAGAATGAGTTCTGGGTGGATGTGACATCTCCCAGCGATTTGTCTCCCGGGCAATTGGTGCGCCTCGATGGTCCAGCGCCCGCTTACGGACAGGTGACCATTGTGGAGGCGCTGCCTGTGTCGTCTTCTGCTGGCGGCGTTCGGGCGGGCGGGGTTCGTCTGACTATCAAAATGCTGGCGGGCCTGCCGTCCATGAACGCGCGTACGCTGACGCCGCTGGCGTCTGTTGATGTCGCGCGCGCGGCGCAAACGCTGCTGGCGCCGATTACCGCGCCGCTGAGTCTGGCGGGCGGCGTGGTCGGGGATCTGGACCGACTGGGAACGCTAGGCGTGCTGGAAGGAGATTCGCCCGCGTCGCGGCGCGCGCTGTTGAAAGCGTTTGCGTTGGCCGTCAGCGTATCGAACCCGCAGGCGCGCCCGGCGCTGATTGTCGACCCGTGCGGGCTGCTGGCGCACGAAACGGATTTTCCGCGCGTGGCGGCGGGGCAAGACGTGCGTCTGTCGCTTCAGGCGCTTGGCATGAGTACGTTTCTGGCGGCGATGGAAGCGGCGCTGCCGCCTGCCTTTCGCATGGAAGCCCTGCATGTGCTGGTGAAGGGCATGCCCTTGACCCTGGATTTTATTCCCTTTCAATATCTGCTCAGCCCCAAGCGGTATTGGGATTCACCGGCAAAGCTGCCGCTGCTGCATGCCCTGTATGGCATTCACCAGAACCGCGTCTTTGCGGATCGGCCCGAGGAGATGTTTTTGCTGGATGCGCTGCCGCCTGCGCCGGTGACCATCCTGGATTTATCGTCGCTTCAGGAGCCGTGGCGCGGCGTCTTTTACCGCTACGTGTGCCAGGCGCTCCTGAGACAGGCCGATATCAGCGTTTTTCCTATTCTTATTGAGCCAGAAGGCTTGCTGGAGCCTTCGTTTCTATCGGCCTGGCTGCAACAGTTCGAAAAAATGCGCGGTCATGGGGTGGCGGCGCTTTCCGGTCATGCGCCCGGCGGATCGTACGCCGTGTTGCCGGATTCGCGTCTGATTGCGTTGATGCGCGGCGCGGGCGAACAGCAGGATGTGACCATTTGTGGCCGCGTGAGCGGAAACCTGCCCGTGACAACGATTCTGGGCGCGCCGCAGGCGATGCGTCCTGCCGAATCGGCTCAGGATGACAGCGCGTCGCCGCCGCCGACGGAAGCGGCCCATTTCGCCCCTTTCCCGGAAATGCCGCTGACTGCCGGCGCTATCGCCGAAGACGACGCGTCGGTGATGCTGCAAAGCCCGGCGATTTCTGAATTTGAGACGGAGTCCGACTGGCTTCAGCCACCGGTGACCTCGCCTGCCCAAGGGGAGGCGTCTGCTGCGGCAGAGACGGACGCCGATAGCGAGACGGACGCCCCAGCGCAGGAACGCGTTGTCGCCCCTTCTTTATCGTCGCCCGCACTTGGCGCGCAGACGCCTGCGCCCGACGCGATCGCTGACGCCCCCTCGGCACACGTTTGGGCTTCTGAATCACCAATCGATCTGCCGCCGCTGGATGCGTTTGTCGATGAGCCCGCGCCGGATATTCTGGACGAGCCGCTCATTTCCCTGGAACCGCCTGCGCCTGCTCCGGCTCCGGCTCCCGCCTTGCAGGGACCGCCTTCTGAGACGGCTTCTCCCGAAAAGTCCCTGGTCAGCCTGTCGCTGGAAGACCTCTACCCGCCGCCGGCTTCGGCTCTGGCTGCTACGCAAAGCCCTGTGACGGCCCATCACGTTTCTCATTCTGATCATGCCTCAGACCTGGACGCTTTATTTCCCGCCACAGCCGAGGGCGCAGGCGCGAGCGATGGGATGGAAGACTGGGCTTTTGACTTTGAGCCTGACTTTGAGCCGGTTGCGCCGACTCGGGTCGAATCGTTGGGAGAATCTGGCCTCGTCGCTCACGGCGTTTCCGCCGCCGCTGCTCCGGTAACGCCTCGCGCGCCGAAATCGCCGCCGCAACCCCCGCCGTCGCCAATGCCTGCCGTTGGAAGCGCACCCGCGCCGGAGGTCAGCGCGCCCGCCGTTGCCGCTGCGCCGGAACCTGCGCCGGTGTATCAGAATACCCAGCCCGAGGTGTTAAAGGCGCGCGAAAAATCAGGATTCCAGCCAGGCGATCGCGTGACGCACGCGCAGTATGGGGCGGGCGTCATTGAAAAAATCATTCCAATGGAAGGGCGCGTGACGCTGAAAGTAATGTTCGACGACGTGGGCAAGCGCCTGCTGGACGCCGATACGGCAAAGCTGACGAAAGCCTGATTGCGTCGCTTGCGCTGACCCTAGTATGCGACGGCGTGAAAACCGGCGTCCACGTGAATCACTTCGCCGGTAATGCCGCGCGACAGGTGGCTCGCTAAAAACAGCGCCGTGTCGCCGACTTCGGCGGCTTCCACGTTGCGGCGCATCGGCGTGCGCGCTTCCATATGGTCCAGAATTTTTGAAAATCCTGAAATGCCGCGCGCGGCCAGCGTTTTAATCGGCCCGGC
Coding sequences:
- a CDS encoding replication-associated recombination protein A: MAGYRADPKSPNLLDALAERNRRAPLAELLRPKTLEAFLGQSAVMGDASPLRNLYASGELTSLLFWGPPGVGKTTLARLIAKRSDARFAELSAVNSGVKELRETIAEALDALKTSGRPTVVFIDEIHRYSKTQQDAILPHVENGVITLMGATTENPSFQVIAPLLSRVLVIRLDALTRADILALIARGVAFLREKGPAVHLDEQAAGFLADYANGDGRSALTLLEIAVKSAPVSPDGARQVSIEHLERLARQNRLNYDRQGDEHYDHASAYQKSMRGGDADAALYWLAKMIAAGEDPRFIARRLVVTASEDVGLARPTALVVANAAAEAVERLGLPEGRIPLAMATAYVARAPKSNHAYRAIDAALADIQQRGKAYPVPPHLRDAHYPGAAQHGHGEGYVYTHDHPDQAQTFLPEALIGARYLDPDAPR